One Methanothermobacter tenebrarum DNA segment encodes these proteins:
- a CDS encoding (Fe-S)-binding protein → MDLIYFRGCMGRKKVPEIVKATEQILDHAGVSYRILEDEKCCGSVLLRTGFLEDAEERIMENLTILSGSRLLVSCAGCYRTFKIDYPRLFNVKIDVIHSSQLFHQLLKEGRIQIRGDLKVTYHDPCHLARHCGEYDAPRKVLEAIGTLVEMEEHQVNAQCCGAGGGVKAAYPHLAEKIAKKRIEQALDTGAEILCTTCPFCKYNLQFHGMKVMDISEIIVSLMGVPKSAKIN, encoded by the coding sequence TTGGATCTTATATATTTTAGAGGTTGTATGGGCCGAAAAAAGGTTCCCGAGATAGTCAAGGCCACAGAACAAATCTTAGATCATGCCGGAGTCTCTTATAGGATCCTTGAGGATGAAAAGTGTTGCGGTTCAGTGCTGCTTCGCACAGGCTTCCTTGAAGATGCCGAGGAAAGGATAATGGAAAATTTAACCATATTATCCGGTTCTAGGTTGCTTGTATCATGTGCCGGCTGTTACAGGACGTTTAAAATAGATTATCCTCGCCTATTTAATGTTAAGATAGATGTTATCCATAGTTCCCAATTATTCCATCAATTATTAAAGGAAGGTAGAATCCAAATTAGAGGAGATTTAAAGGTTACATATCATGACCCCTGCCACCTTGCAAGGCATTGTGGAGAATATGATGCCCCAAGGAAGGTCTTAGAGGCTATTGGAACCCTTGTGGAAATGGAAGAACATCAAGTGAATGCCCAATGTTGTGGCGCTGGTGGTGGTGTGAAGGCAGCATACCCCCACCTTGCAGAGAAAATAGCCAAGAAGAGGATAGAACAAGCCCTTGATACCGGGGCGGAGATACTCTGTACAACTTGTCCATTCTGTAAATACAACCTACAATTTCACGGGATGAAAGTAATGGACATTTCTGAGATTATAGTTAGCCTCATGGGGGTGCCAAAATCCGCGAAAATCAACTGA
- a CDS encoding LUD domain-containing protein — MRENQLKNLNESFRILAERRVEITEDPRIKELKETVKSIRENSIKNLERLLEKVGESFEDNDIEFYIAKNAKKANKIIYDIVKDERIIAKSKSNTLSEINMAKFLEKKGLKVIETDLGDRIIQLTDDRPIHPTAPALHFNMQEIADVITEKLKVKVKANPKDIMETIKADVLNKLENVKVGVTGANAVAADDGSIVMVHNEGNIGLISLKDTHIIVFGIEKLVSTLEEAISVAKLETAYATGSRVPSYISVVSGPSKTADIQKILLKNMYGAHRVVAIALDNGRSKAPPECLWCIGCGTCITSCPVYNIVGYDFGYKGYLGGRGVAFTNFIEGEKASFDAGIYMCTLCSRCTTTCPLEIPIADIIEKVRCQVQTAGYKLDPHENIRKNIKETGTPFR; from the coding sequence ATCCGCGAAAATCAACTGAAAAACCTCAATGAATCCTTCAGGATATTAGCTGAAAGAAGAGTGGAAATAACAGAAGATCCTCGGATAAAAGAGTTAAAAGAAACTGTGAAGAGTATAAGGGAAAATTCAATTAAAAACCTTGAAAGATTATTAGAAAAGGTGGGAGAATCCTTTGAGGACAATGATATAGAATTTTATATTGCAAAAAATGCAAAGAAAGCGAATAAAATCATCTATGACATCGTTAAGGACGAAAGGATAATCGCAAAGTCCAAATCTAACACGCTCTCTGAAATAAACATGGCAAAATTCCTCGAAAAAAAAGGCTTAAAAGTTATAGAAACAGACCTAGGTGATAGGATAATCCAACTAACAGATGATAGACCAATACACCCCACAGCCCCAGCCTTACACTTTAACATGCAAGAAATAGCTGACGTAATAACTGAGAAACTTAAAGTGAAAGTCAAAGCAAACCCAAAGGATATAATGGAGACCATAAAAGCAGATGTTCTCAATAAACTCGAAAATGTTAAAGTCGGGGTTACAGGGGCTAATGCAGTGGCAGCAGATGATGGTTCAATTGTAATGGTCCATAATGAAGGTAACATAGGCTTGATTTCGCTCAAGGACACTCATATTATCGTATTCGGCATAGAAAAACTAGTAAGTACATTAGAAGAAGCTATATCAGTGGCTAAACTCGAAACAGCCTATGCCACCGGTTCAAGGGTTCCATCATATATAAGTGTGGTTTCAGGTCCCTCTAAGACAGCTGACATCCAAAAAATACTCCTAAAAAACATGTATGGCGCTCATAGGGTTGTAGCGATAGCCCTTGATAATGGTAGAAGCAAAGCCCCACCTGAATGTTTATGGTGCATAGGCTGTGGAACTTGTATAACATCATGTCCAGTTTATAATATAGTAGGGTATGACTTTGGCTACAAGGGTTACCTTGGTGGTAGAGGCGTAGCATTCACAAATTTCATAGAAGGTGAAAAGGCAAGTTTTGATGCTGGAATATACATGTGCACACTCTGCAGCCGATGCACCACAACATGTCCACTTGAAATCCCCATAGCAGATATAATAGAAAAGGTAAGGTGTCAAGTACAAACGGCAGGTTACAAATTAGATCCCCATGAGAATATAAGGAAAAACATCAAAGAAACTGGAACACCCTTCAGATAG
- a CDS encoding (5-formylfuran-3-yl)methyl phosphate synthase, translating to MLLLVSPINPKEAIEAIKGGADIIDVKNPKEGSLGASFPWIIREIRRITPDNMLVSATLGDVPYKPGTISLAALGALTAGADYIKVGLYGTKNSKEAVDVMENVVKTIKDEKKEAFVVAAGYADAHRVGSLDPMEIPNVAYEAGADVAMLDTAVKDGKTLFDFLSVEELRDFVREAHNLGLKAALAGSIKKEQLRPLDEIGCDIVGVRGAACVGGDRNTGTIHRSAVTELKRLIEAI from the coding sequence TTGCTTCTACTAGTAAGTCCAATCAACCCAAAGGAGGCTATAGAGGCCATTAAAGGTGGCGCAGATATAATAGATGTGAAAAATCCCAAGGAAGGCTCCCTCGGAGCCAGCTTCCCATGGATTATAAGGGAGATAAGGAGGATAACACCTGATAACATGCTTGTAAGCGCCACGTTAGGTGATGTCCCATATAAGCCAGGCACGATTTCACTAGCCGCATTAGGCGCCCTTACAGCCGGGGCAGATTACATAAAAGTTGGCCTCTACGGGACGAAAAATTCCAAAGAGGCAGTTGATGTGATGGAAAATGTTGTAAAAACAATAAAAGACGAGAAAAAGGAAGCTTTCGTGGTCGCGGCAGGATATGCCGACGCCCACAGGGTAGGCTCCCTAGATCCGATGGAAATCCCTAATGTGGCCTATGAGGCCGGTGCCGATGTTGCAATGTTAGATACCGCTGTAAAGGATGGTAAAACCTTATTCGATTTCTTGAGTGTTGAAGAACTCCGAGATTTTGTTAGAGAAGCGCATAACCTAGGATTAAAAGCTGCATTGGCAGGTTCCATTAAAAAAGAACAATTAAGGCCACTGGATGAGATTGGATGTGACATAGTGGGTGTAAGGGGAGCCGCATGCGTTGGAGGAGACCGCAACACAGGTACAATACACAGAAGTGCGGTTACAGAACTTAAAAGGTTAATAGAAGCTATTTAG
- the guaB gene encoding IMP dehydrogenase, with product MYSKKLKEAETAYTFDDFLLVPQASLVEPKDVIIKSKVSKNHEINVPIISSAMDTVTESEMAIAMAQEGGLGVIHRNMSIKDQVEQVKRVKRSGDLTIRDVITINPEASLREAHEIMERENISGLPVVDNGNILGIISRRDIEPIINSEAEKKVEEVMTKEVVTVDESVTPAEALDIAYENKIERLPVVKEGKLVGILTIKDILERKRYPNASRDEKGRFIVGAATGPFDLERAKALDNAGADIIAIDSAHAHNLHLVKYAKIMKKNIDADLIVGNIATAKAAEDLIAQDVDGIKVGIGPGSMCTTRIIAGVGVPQLTAIAEVADVAKEYDIPVIADGGIRYSGDIAKAIAVGADAVMLGNLLAGTYESPGDVVIMNGRKYKQYRGMGSLGAMTGGIGAGTDRYFQEPQSHMKHTKIVPEGVEGVVPYRGTVSEVIFQLVGGLKASMGYCGAKTIKDMQRKAKLVRITSSGIKESHPHDLLITNESPNYPTM from the coding sequence ATGTATTCTAAGAAGTTAAAGGAAGCGGAAACCGCCTACACATTTGACGATTTCTTGTTAGTACCCCAAGCATCACTAGTAGAACCCAAAGACGTTATTATAAAAAGTAAAGTATCAAAGAACCATGAGATAAACGTCCCCATCATAAGTTCTGCGATGGACACAGTCACAGAATCCGAAATGGCAATAGCTATGGCGCAAGAAGGCGGCCTAGGCGTAATACACAGGAATATGAGCATCAAAGACCAAGTAGAACAGGTGAAAAGGGTTAAAAGGTCAGGAGACCTTACAATAAGAGATGTTATAACAATAAACCCAGAGGCATCACTAAGAGAAGCCCATGAAATAATGGAAAGAGAAAATATAAGCGGACTTCCAGTTGTAGACAATGGGAACATCCTGGGCATAATAAGCAGAAGAGACATAGAACCCATAATCAATTCAGAAGCCGAGAAAAAAGTAGAAGAAGTAATGACAAAAGAAGTTGTAACCGTAGACGAATCAGTAACACCAGCCGAAGCCCTTGACATAGCTTATGAAAACAAAATAGAAAGACTACCAGTAGTAAAAGAGGGTAAACTCGTGGGAATACTCACCATAAAAGACATACTCGAACGTAAAAGATACCCCAATGCTTCAAGGGACGAAAAAGGAAGATTCATCGTAGGAGCAGCCACAGGACCCTTCGACCTTGAAAGGGCCAAGGCCCTTGACAATGCAGGTGCAGATATAATAGCCATTGACAGTGCACACGCACATAACCTCCACCTCGTAAAATATGCAAAGATAATGAAAAAGAATATCGACGCAGACCTAATTGTTGGCAACATCGCAACCGCAAAAGCCGCGGAAGACCTAATAGCCCAGGACGTGGATGGTATAAAGGTTGGCATCGGCCCAGGTTCAATGTGCACCACCAGGATAATTGCAGGTGTGGGAGTACCCCAGCTCACTGCCATAGCAGAAGTTGCAGATGTTGCAAAGGAATATGACATCCCAGTAATAGCTGATGGTGGTATACGCTATTCAGGGGATATCGCAAAGGCCATAGCAGTAGGCGCGGATGCTGTGATGCTCGGAAACTTACTAGCCGGCACGTACGAGTCCCCAGGTGATGTTGTAATCATGAACGGGCGCAAATATAAACAATATCGTGGAATGGGATCATTAGGGGCTATGACAGGAGGTATAGGCGCTGGGACGGACCGTTACTTCCAAGAACCACAGAGTCACATGAAACATACCAAGATAGTCCCAGAGGGAGTTGAAGGCGTCGTACCTTACAGAGGCACTGTAAGTGAAGTCATATTCCAATTAGTTGGGGGTCTTAAAGCATCTATGGGCTACTGTGGGGCTAAAACCATCAAAGACATGCAAAGGAAGGCTAAACTTGTCAGGATAACATCCAGTGGGATAAAGGAAAGCCACCCACACGACCTCCTAATAACCAATGAAAGCCCAAATTATCCCACAATGTAG
- a CDS encoding molybdenum cofactor guanylyltransferase codes for MKAQIIPQCRGDNILSAIILCGGHSKRMGTDKGLIILDGKPLISCVLDKIKPYFDEIFIVLRDEEQKKEYLKLLKDEDVKVITDIIKGKGPLGGLLTGLKSIKSENALVLPCDSPFITREFIENCLKIGNLEEYDAIIPVWEDGRLEPLHGIYNRRVVERIHRLLLKDERRMSTLAKIIRSRLVHVEELDPSLKSFRNVNRPEDLRI; via the coding sequence ATGAAAGCCCAAATTATCCCACAATGTAGGGGAGATAATATCCTATCAGCCATAATACTCTGCGGAGGCCACAGCAAACGCATGGGAACAGACAAAGGTCTAATTATCTTAGATGGCAAGCCCCTCATATCCTGTGTCCTTGATAAAATCAAGCCTTATTTTGACGAAATATTCATTGTACTAAGGGACGAGGAGCAAAAAAAGGAGTACTTAAAATTACTTAAAGACGAAGACGTGAAAGTCATCACAGATATAATAAAAGGGAAAGGGCCCCTCGGGGGTTTGCTAACAGGATTAAAGAGTATAAAATCAGAAAATGCCCTTGTTTTACCCTGCGATTCGCCATTTATAACAAGAGAGTTTATAGAAAATTGTCTTAAAATAGGTAACCTTGAGGAATATGATGCGATAATACCAGTATGGGAGGATGGCAGACTAGAACCCCTACATGGGATATACAATCGAAGAGTAGTTGAAAGAATCCATAGACTACTTTTAAAGGATGAGAGGAGAATGAGCACTCTAGCCAAGATTATCAGGTCTAGGCTAGTGCATGTGGAGGAATTGGACCCATCCCTTAAAAGCTTCAGGAATGTTAATAGGCCGGAGGATCTTAGGATTTAA
- a CDS encoding pseudomurein-binding repeat-containing protein has product MERLTLEQYREMVNEILEFKNQTGMLPEYAIVDGKKIRKEHYIDMIERVNKFILEMGRNPRTVDIKS; this is encoded by the coding sequence ATGGAGCGTTTGACCCTAGAGCAATATCGAGAGATGGTTAATGAGATATTAGAATTCAAAAACCAGACTGGGATGCTCCCTGAATATGCTATCGTTGATGGTAAAAAGATAAGAAAAGAACATTATATTGACATGATTGAACGGGTGAACAAGTTCATACTTGAGATGGGGCGTAATCCCAGGACCGTTGACATTAAATCCTAA
- the cbiT gene encoding precorrin-6Y C5,15-methyltransferase (decarboxylating) subunit CbiT, with protein MIPDEDFIKDDRVPGPTKEEIRCLVLCKADPNGGETVADVGCGTGGFTLEFAKRANRVYAIDKNPQAIKITRENLIKHGLGENVELINDDAEEALKEIGDLDIIVIGGSGGRLSKIIKVGARKLKGHGRIIVTSILLETKIEAIQTFKKLGFEYGIIDVNIARGHPLERGTMMLANNPISIIWGRQR; from the coding sequence ATGATACCCGATGAAGATTTCATAAAAGATGATAGAGTGCCCGGGCCCACCAAGGAGGAGATTAGATGTCTAGTCTTGTGCAAGGCGGACCCGAATGGGGGTGAGACCGTTGCTGATGTTGGCTGCGGCACGGGAGGTTTCACATTAGAGTTTGCGAAAAGAGCCAATAGAGTATACGCTATAGATAAGAACCCCCAGGCCATAAAAATTACAAGGGAGAACCTCATAAAGCATGGGCTTGGAGAAAACGTTGAATTGATCAATGATGATGCTGAGGAGGCCCTCAAGGAGATAGGGGATCTTGATATAATAGTCATTGGGGGAAGCGGTGGTAGACTATCAAAGATCATAAAAGTGGGTGCAAGGAAACTTAAAGGCCATGGGAGGATCATAGTAACTTCCATATTACTTGAGACTAAAATAGAGGCTATCCAGACGTTCAAAAAGCTCGGGTTTGAATATGGGATCATAGATGTTAATATTGCGAGGGGGCACCCTCTTGAGAGGGGTACTATGATGCTGGCTAATAATCCAATATCAATTATATGGGGTAGGCAGAGATGA
- a CDS encoding UbiX family flavin prenyltransferase produces the protein MIIIAITGASGTIYGVRILEALSEKKETALLVTNTASKILEYETGLKLDEIKELADHYFDVHDLEAPISSGSFNFEAMIIAPCSMKTLAAIAQGYADNIITRAADVSLKEKRKLILVPRETPLRNVHLENMLKVSREGGIILPAMPGFYHKPENIDDMVNFIAGKALDILGVENRLFRRWTGHDTR, from the coding sequence ATGATCATAATAGCCATTACAGGGGCCAGTGGGACAATCTATGGTGTAAGGATACTAGAAGCCCTATCAGAGAAAAAAGAAACAGCACTCCTAGTTACTAATACAGCGTCCAAGATCCTAGAGTATGAGACCGGCCTGAAACTAGACGAGATAAAAGAACTGGCAGACCACTACTTTGATGTCCATGATTTGGAAGCTCCAATAAGCAGCGGCTCCTTTAATTTCGAGGCGATGATAATAGCACCTTGTAGCATGAAAACCTTGGCGGCCATAGCCCAAGGATACGCTGACAACATTATTACACGGGCGGCTGACGTCTCCCTCAAAGAAAAACGCAAACTAATACTAGTACCCCGTGAAACACCACTTAGGAATGTACACCTTGAAAACATGTTAAAAGTGAGCAGGGAAGGTGGTATAATATTACCTGCAATGCCAGGATTCTACCATAAACCAGAAAATATAGATGATATGGTCAACTTCATAGCAGGCAAGGCACTAGACATTCTAGGAGTTGAAAACAGGCTTTTCAGACGGTGGACTGGCCATGATACCCGATGA
- a CDS encoding HD domain-containing protein, which yields MKFIRDSIHGNLQIEDFEIRLIDTPPVQRLRRIRQLGFTNLIYPGANHTRFEHSIGTMHLSSQLADQLGLDKHKKSILRVSALLHDLGHGPFSHVSEAVIPESHEELTIKVIRESVISDILMEEFDLDEIEATLKGEGVLGQAISGEIDVDRMDYLLRDSHYTGVAYGIIDVERLIQNIKIEDDLILDKKGVPAAESMLLARYFMYPSVYQHHTTRIVNSMFRRCLKRLIMEDKIDPKRIYHYDDMDIITMCRRETGLVGDMIKRLDTRNLLKRAATIRLNELEDPERIFKITESEILKAESEIADDMNIDPDYLIIDVPEYPAFDEMKTQVDSGDSIVKLSDISSLVRALRDARFNHADLCIYTPAEESEKFKNFNFYDYLNLPKKIKRHEKQLRLTTPS from the coding sequence ATGAAATTTATAAGAGACAGCATACACGGCAACCTACAAATAGAGGATTTCGAGATCAGACTAATAGATACACCCCCAGTCCAGAGACTTAGAAGGATAAGACAACTAGGCTTCACCAACCTAATATATCCCGGTGCAAACCATACCCGCTTTGAACATTCCATCGGAACAATGCACCTCTCATCCCAACTAGCAGACCAACTAGGATTAGACAAACATAAAAAAAGTATACTAAGAGTATCCGCACTATTACATGATCTAGGCCACGGGCCATTCTCACACGTATCAGAGGCGGTGATCCCAGAATCCCATGAAGAACTCACAATAAAAGTGATAAGAGAATCCGTAATCTCAGATATACTCATGGAAGAGTTTGACCTAGATGAGATAGAGGCCACCCTCAAGGGTGAGGGCGTTCTTGGACAGGCAATCTCCGGTGAAATAGACGTCGACAGGATGGACTATCTCCTAAGGGACTCCCACTATACTGGGGTAGCCTATGGTATAATAGACGTTGAAAGGCTAATCCAGAATATCAAAATCGAAGATGATCTGATACTGGATAAGAAAGGTGTTCCAGCTGCAGAGTCAATGCTCCTAGCACGTTATTTCATGTACCCAAGCGTCTACCAACATCATACCACAAGGATAGTAAATTCAATGTTTAGAAGATGCCTTAAAAGGCTCATCATGGAAGATAAAATAGACCCTAAACGCATCTATCATTACGATGACATGGACATTATAACAATGTGCCGAAGAGAAACAGGATTAGTAGGTGACATGATAAAAAGATTAGATACAAGGAATCTCTTGAAGAGGGCTGCCACCATCCGATTAAATGAACTAGAAGACCCTGAGAGGATATTCAAGATCACAGAATCCGAGATATTAAAGGCAGAGTCGGAGATAGCTGATGACATGAATATAGACCCAGATTATCTTATAATAGACGTGCCAGAATACCCTGCATTTGATGAGATGAAAACCCAAGTAGATAGTGGAGACTCCATAGTAAAACTCAGCGACATCTCCAGCCTAGTCAGAGCATTAAGGGATGCGAGATTCAACCACGCAGACCTCTGTATTTATACACCCGCAGAAGAATCAGAGAAATTCAAAAACTTCAACTTCTATGATTACCTCAACCTCCCCAAGAAGATAAAAAGGCACGAAAAACAACTACGCCTCACCACCCCAAGTTAA
- a CDS encoding molybdenum cofactor biosynthesis protein MoaE produces the protein MLVKITTDKYEYKLPQLIEHVKKSPYIEETGAIFTFEGIMRKIGGEEVEKLTISHENPQKAQEELEKIAEEVKKKHKVKDIALVHFLGEFHATETLFMVVVGGAHRQETLKALSEIIERTKKEIGFRKEEYTKEGKRVILSGG, from the coding sequence ATGCTTGTGAAGATCACAACAGACAAATATGAATACAAACTACCCCAACTCATAGAACATGTGAAAAAGAGCCCCTATATCGAAGAGACAGGGGCCATATTCACATTCGAGGGTATAATGAGGAAAATAGGGGGGGAAGAAGTGGAAAAACTTACAATATCCCATGAAAACCCCCAAAAAGCCCAGGAGGAATTAGAGAAAATAGCAGAAGAGGTAAAAAAGAAACATAAAGTTAAAGATATCGCACTCGTACACTTCCTAGGCGAATTCCACGCCACAGAGACACTATTCATGGTCGTGGTGGGTGGAGCACACCGTCAAGAAACCCTCAAAGCCCTCAGTGAGATAATTGAAAGGACGAAAAAAGAGATAGGATTCAGAAAAGAAGAATATACAAAGGAGGGTAAGAGGGTTATCCTCTCAGGCGGATAA
- a CDS encoding nicotinamide-nucleotide adenylyltransferase — protein MRGLLVGRMQPFHQGHLEVIKRILEEVDELIICIGSAQLSHSLRDPFTAGERIMMVTKALSENGIPASRYYVIPVQDIECNAVWVAHIEMLTPPFDKVYSGNPLVQRLFQEAGYQVTAPPLYSREKYSGTTVRERMLTDSDWESLVPGAVAEVIKEIKGVERLKHLSRKELSEVLEDACEDHNRQI, from the coding sequence ATGAGAGGATTACTCGTGGGTAGAATGCAACCCTTCCATCAAGGACACCTAGAGGTTATAAAGAGGATCCTAGAGGAAGTTGACGAACTCATAATATGTATAGGCAGCGCACAATTAAGCCATTCCCTCAGGGACCCCTTCACAGCAGGTGAGAGGATCATGATGGTGACAAAGGCCCTTAGCGAGAACGGTATACCAGCCTCACGCTACTATGTTATACCAGTCCAAGATATTGAATGTAATGCAGTATGGGTTGCCCATATTGAAATGCTAACACCACCATTTGATAAAGTTTATAGTGGAAATCCCCTTGTCCAGAGACTATTCCAAGAGGCCGGCTATCAAGTCACCGCCCCCCCATTATATTCCAGGGAGAAATATTCAGGCACAACTGTTAGGGAGAGGATGCTCACCGACAGCGACTGGGAATCACTCGTACCAGGGGCTGTTGCAGAAGTCATAAAAGAAATAAAAGGTGTTGAAAGACTGAAACACCTCTCAAGGAAAGAACTAAGTGAGGTGCTAGAGGATGCTTGTGAAGATCACAACAGACAAATATGA
- a CDS encoding ABC transporter ATP-binding protein, producing the protein MIMIENLSKTYKLETGEKFKALDNISLEVKKGEILGIIGMSGAGKSTLLRILRGVEPFDQGTVILDDIKVTADSNPYDFTKLKRATAIHLQRTFGLWAETTIENVLRKFYGAKYGDESLTDFKRAYDEFGEEAMKLLKIVGLDHKADHFAPVLSGGEKQRLIIARQLAKKPKVLLLDEPATMSCPKTKQEILDAIKKINRELGITVVLVSHLPEVHEYLADRLILMEDGKIVDEGEPKRIIRKFLKDIEPPEEIKVREWNEPILKVRDLRKKFVLIKGGTVLEMENINFNVNRGEIVSIIGPSGAGKTVLLRMVGGLDYPEDGRVEFKLDNEWIDMHEPGMKRMRIRRKMGFMHQEFALIHHATIRDQIAARLGVKGEKVVDEAKKRAERMGISDKVLDVLYQLTDLPEEEAKQRLEKLGLSSKILEELFPKFPDKEVKKYAKPVFEALDLSLDILDRKSYELSGGQKVRAALALVMASQPEVLILDEPFGDLDPITLRLVSNSLKRINREFNTTIIMVSHHIDFIKEISTRAVMIEDGKLTMDGEPGKLCEEFIEKSKAEYLLKAQTHI; encoded by the coding sequence GTGATAATGATAGAAAATCTTTCAAAAACTTACAAGTTAGAGACTGGGGAGAAGTTTAAAGCACTAGATAATATTAGCCTAGAAGTCAAGAAGGGCGAGATCCTTGGGATAATTGGTATGAGTGGAGCGGGTAAAAGCACCCTACTCCGCATACTAAGGGGTGTTGAACCATTCGATCAAGGGACAGTGATACTTGATGATATAAAAGTAACAGCAGATTCCAATCCATACGATTTCACCAAACTTAAAAGGGCCACTGCGATCCACCTCCAAAGGACTTTCGGATTATGGGCAGAGACAACCATAGAGAATGTTCTAAGGAAATTTTATGGTGCAAAGTATGGTGACGAGTCGCTCACAGACTTCAAAAGAGCCTATGACGAATTCGGCGAAGAGGCCATGAAACTCCTCAAGATTGTGGGACTCGACCACAAGGCGGATCATTTCGCCCCAGTACTCAGTGGCGGGGAGAAACAACGTCTCATAATCGCCAGACAACTCGCCAAGAAACCGAAGGTCTTATTATTGGATGAGCCGGCTACAATGTCATGTCCAAAAACTAAACAGGAAATATTAGACGCTATAAAGAAGATTAACAGGGAACTTGGAATCACGGTAGTCCTTGTATCACACTTGCCAGAAGTCCATGAGTACCTAGCAGACAGGCTAATACTCATGGAAGATGGTAAAATAGTGGATGAGGGAGAACCCAAAAGGATCATAAGAAAATTCCTCAAGGATATAGAGCCCCCAGAGGAAATAAAAGTTAGGGAATGGAATGAGCCAATATTAAAAGTTAGAGATCTCCGCAAAAAATTCGTATTAATAAAAGGTGGAACAGTACTCGAAATGGAGAACATAAACTTCAACGTGAATCGAGGGGAAATAGTATCCATCATAGGACCCAGTGGAGCCGGTAAAACAGTACTATTAAGGATGGTCGGTGGATTAGACTATCCAGAAGATGGTAGAGTAGAATTCAAATTAGACAATGAATGGATTGACATGCACGAACCAGGCATGAAAAGGATGCGCATACGTAGAAAAATGGGCTTCATGCACCAAGAATTCGCACTAATACACCACGCAACCATCAGAGACCAGATAGCGGCGCGACTAGGCGTAAAAGGTGAAAAGGTTGTGGATGAGGCCAAGAAAAGGGCTGAAAGGATGGGTATAAGTGACAAAGTCCTTGACGTCCTCTATCAACTAACAGACCTCCCAGAAGAAGAAGCCAAACAAAGACTAGAAAAACTAGGACTATCATCAAAAATCCTAGAGGAACTATTCCCAAAATTCCCAGACAAAGAAGTTAAAAAGTATGCGAAACCAGTCTTCGAAGCACTAGACCTATCATTAGACATCCTAGACAGAAAATCATATGAACTTTCAGGCGGTCAAAAGGTGAGGGCGGCCCTAGCACTTGTAATGGCATCACAGCCGGAGGTTTTAATATTAGATGAACCATTCGGGGATCTAGACCCTATAACACTAAGATTAGTCTCAAATTCCCTTAAGAGGATAAACAGGGAATTCAACACAACAATAATAATGGTAAGCCATCACATCGACTTCATCAAGGAGATAAGTACAAGGGCTGTGATGATAGAAGACGGCAAACTGACAATGGATGGAGAACCCGGAAAATTATGTGAAGAATTTATCGAAAAAAGTAAAGCAGAATATCTGCTAAAGGCACAAACACACATATAA
- a CDS encoding flavin reductase family protein, whose product MEFTDFPIKDSYRLLAPRPTVIITTVNKKGEINAAPFSFVMPISMDPPIIAFASMPEHHTSKNVEETGEFVVNLTGLNILEKMWITGKNIPYGENELERAGLDWIPSVKVSPPRIKEAAAHLECELLRMNEIGDHNLYTGSVVHASIKEGSIKEGLLHVEEVKPILHVGGNKFVIGDRVKFVK is encoded by the coding sequence TTGGAATTTACCGATTTCCCTATAAAAGATTCTTACAGGCTACTAGCACCACGGCCCACAGTTATAATAACAACAGTCAACAAAAAAGGGGAGATAAACGCGGCCCCATTCTCTTTTGTAATGCCAATATCCATGGACCCGCCAATTATAGCATTCGCTTCAATGCCAGAACATCACACTTCCAAGAATGTTGAAGAGACTGGAGAATTTGTGGTAAACCTCACAGGCCTCAACATATTAGAGAAGATGTGGATAACAGGAAAAAACATACCATATGGTGAAAACGAACTTGAGAGGGCAGGGCTAGATTGGATACCGTCAGTTAAAGTTTCGCCTCCACGCATTAAAGAAGCAGCAGCCCACCTAGAATGTGAACTATTAAGGATGAATGAAATAGGAGACCATAACCTCTATACAGGGTCGGTGGTCCATGCAAGCATAAAAGAGGGTTCAATAAAAGAAGGTTTACTCCATGTGGAAGAGGTTAAACCTATACTCCATGTAGGGGGCAACAAGTTCGTAATAGGCGATAGGGTGAAATTCGTCAAATAG